Proteins encoded by one window of Nomascus leucogenys isolate Asia chromosome 19, Asia_NLE_v1, whole genome shotgun sequence:
- the HIC1 gene encoding hypermethylated in cancer 1 protein, with translation MLDTMEAPGHSRQLLLQLNNQRTKGFLCDVIIVVQNALFRAHKNVLAASSAYLKSLVVHDNLLNLDHDMVSPAVFRLVLDFIYTGRLADGAEAAAAAAVAPGTEPSLGAVLAAASYLQIPDLVALCKKRLKRHGKYCHLRGGGGGGGGYAPYGRPGRGLRAATPVIQACYPSPAGPPPPPAAEPPSGPEVAVNTHCAELYASGPGPAAALCASERRCSPLCGLDLSKKSPPGSAAPERPLAERELPPRPDSPPSAGPAAYKEPPLALPSLPPLPFQKLEEAAPPSDPFRGGSGSPGPEPPGRPDGPSLLYRWMKHEPGLGSYGDELGRERGSPSERCEERGGDAAVSPGGPPLGLAPPPRYPGSLDGPGAGGDGDDYKSSSEETGSSEDPSPPGGHLEGYPCPHLAYGEPESFGDNLYVCIPCGKGFPSSEQLNAHVEAHVEEEEALYGRAEAAEVAAGAAGLGPPFGGGGDKVAGAPGGLGELLRPYRCASCDKSYKDPATLRQHEKTHWLTRPYPCTICGKKFTQRGTMTRHMRSHLGLKPFACDACGMRFTRQYRLTEHMRIHSGEKPYECQVCGGKFAQQRNLISHMKMHAVGGAAGAAGALAGLGGLPGVPGPDGKGKLDFPEGVFAVARLTAEQLSLKQQDKAAAAELLAQTTHFLHDPKVALESLYPLAKFTAELGLSPDKAAEVLSQGAHLAAGPDGRTIDRFSPT, from the coding sequence ATGCTGGACACGATGGAGGCGCCCGGCCACTCCAGGCAGCTGCTGCTGCAGCTCAACAACCAGCGCACCAAGGGCTTCTTGTGCGACGTGATCATCGTGGTGCAGAACGCCCTCTTCCGCGCGCACAAGAACGTGCTGGCGGCCAGCAGCGCCTACCTCAAGTCCCTGGTGGTGCATGACAACCTGCTCAACCTGGACCATGACATGGTGAGCCCGGCCGTATTCCGCCTGGTGCTGGACTTCATCTACACCGGCCGCCTGGCTGACGGCGCAGAGGCGGCTGCGGCCGCGGCCGTGGCCCCGGGAACTGAGCCGAGCCTGGGCGCCGTGCTGGCCGCCGCCAGCTACCTGCAGATCCCCGACCTCGTGGCGCTGTGCAAGAAGCGCCTCAAGCGCCACGGCAAGTACTGCCACCtgcggggcggcggcggcggcggcggcggctacGCGCCCTATGGTCGGCCGGGCCGGGGCCTGCGGGCCGCCACGCCGGTCATCCAGGCCTGCTACCCGTCCCCAGCCGGGCCTCCGCCGCCGCCTGCCGCGGAGCCGCCCTCGGGCCCAGAGGTCGCGGTCAACACGCACTGCGCCGAGCTGTACGCGTCGGGACCCGGCCCGGCCGCCGCACTCTGTGCCTCGGAGCGCCGCTGCTCCCCTCTTTGTGGCCTGGACCTGTCCAAGAAGAGCCCCCCGGGCTCCGCGGCGCCAGAGCGGCCGCTGGCTGAGCGCGAGCTGCCCCCGCGGCCGGACAGCCCTCCCAGCGCCGGCCCCGCCGCCTACAAGGAACCGCCGCTCGCCCTGCCGTCGCTGCCGCCTCTGCCCttccagaagctggaggaggccgCACCGCCTTCCGACCCATTTCGCGGCGGCAGCGGCAGCCCGGGACCCGAGCCCCCCGGCCGCCCCGACGGGCCTAGTCTCCTCTATCGCTGGATGAAGCACGAGCCGGGCCTGGGTAGCTATGGCGACGAGCTGGGCCGGGAGCGCGGCTCCCCCAGCGAGCGCTGCGAAGAGCGTGGTGGGGACGCGGCCGTCTCGCCCGGGGGGCCCCCGCTCGGCCTGGCGCCGCCGCCGCGCTACCCTGGCAGCCTGGACGGGCCCGGCGCAGGCGGCGACGGCGACGACTACAAGAGCAGCAGCGAGGAGACCGGCAGCAGTGAGGACCCCAGCCCGCCTGGCGGCCACCTCGAGGGCTACCCATGCCCGCACCTGGCCTATGGCGAGCCCGAGAGCTTCGGTGACAACCTGTACGTGTGCATTCCGTGCGGCAAGGGCTTCCCCAGCTCTGAGCAGCTGAACGCGCACGTGGAGGCTCACGTGGAGGAGGAAGAAGCGCTGTACGGCAGGGCCGAGGCGGCCGAAGTGGCCGCTGGGGCTGCCGGCCTAGGGCCCCCTTTTGGAGGCGGCGGGGACAAAGTCGCCGGGGCTCCGGGTGGCCTGGGAGAGCTGCTGCGGCCCTACCGCTGCGCGTCGTGCGACAAGAGCTACAAGGACCCAGCCACGCTGCGGCAGCACGAGAAGACGCACTGGCTGACCCGGCCCTACCCGTGCACCATCTGCGGGAAGAAGTTCACGCAGCGTGGGACCATGACGCGCCACATGCGCAGCCACCTGGGCCTCAAGCCCTTCGCGTGCGACGCGTGCGGCATGCGGTTCACACGCCAGTACCGCCTCACCGAGCACATGCGCATCCACTCGGGCGAGAAGCCCTACGAGTGCCAGGTGTGCGGGGGCAAGTTCGCACAGCAACGCAACCTCATCAGCCACATGAAGATGCACGCCGTGGGGGGCGCGGCCGGCGCGGCCGGGGCGCTGGCGGGCTTAGGGGGGCTCCCTGGCGTCCCCGGCCCCGACGGCAAGGGCAAGCTCGACTTCCCCGAGGGCGTCTTTGCTGTGGCTCGCCTCACGGCCGAGCAGCTGAGCCTGAAGCAGCAGGACAAGGCGGCCGCGGCCGAGCTGCTGGCGCAGACCACGCACTTCTTGCACGACCCCAAGGTGGCGCTGGAGAGCCTCTACCCGCTGGCCAAGTTCACGGCCGAGCTGGGCCTCAGCCCCGACAAGGCGGCCGAGGTGCTGAGCCAGGGCGCTCACCTGGCGGCCGGGCCCGACGGCCGGACCATCGACCGTTTCTCTCCCACCTAG